The Listeria sp. PSOL-1 genome includes a region encoding these proteins:
- a CDS encoding rhodanese-related sulfurtransferase, with translation MADYQVLLYYKYTTIDDPEQFAKEHLEFCNKLGLKGRILVAKEGINGTLSGILSNTKIYMEKMHEDSRFRDMVFKIDEASQHAFQKMYVRPRSEIVSLHLENDINPLEVTGTYMEPEEFRAALEDENTVILDARNDYEFDLGHFRGAIRPDIKAFRELPNWVHKHKEQLKNKKIVTYCTGGIRCEKFSGWLKTVGFEDVSQLHGGIATYGKNEKTKGELWDGRMYVFDERISVPINQVEHHIVGKDYFDGTPCEQYINCANPYCNKQILASPENTEKYLHSCSYECRTHPENLYIKKQQFSKKELANRLEAIGETLPETIS, from the coding sequence ATGGCAGACTATCAAGTGTTGTTATACTACAAATACACGACAATTGATGACCCAGAACAATTTGCAAAGGAACACCTTGAGTTTTGTAACAAATTAGGGTTAAAAGGCAGAATTCTTGTTGCTAAAGAAGGAATTAATGGAACTTTATCTGGCATTTTAAGCAATACAAAAATTTATATGGAAAAAATGCACGAAGACTCACGCTTTCGCGACATGGTTTTTAAAATAGACGAAGCTTCTCAACATGCTTTCCAAAAAATGTATGTTCGCCCTCGTTCTGAAATCGTTTCATTACATTTAGAAAATGATATAAACCCCTTAGAAGTGACTGGAACTTACATGGAACCTGAAGAGTTTAGAGCAGCCTTAGAAGATGAAAATACGGTGATCTTAGATGCTCGAAATGACTACGAATTTGATTTGGGGCATTTTCGTGGAGCTATTCGACCAGATATTAAAGCCTTTCGCGAGCTACCAAACTGGGTTCATAAGCATAAAGAACAACTAAAAAACAAAAAAATTGTCACCTATTGCACTGGTGGCATTCGTTGTGAAAAGTTTTCCGGTTGGTTAAAAACAGTTGGCTTTGAAGATGTTTCTCAGCTTCATGGCGGTATCGCTACTTATGGGAAAAATGAAAAGACAAAAGGCGAACTCTGGGATGGTAGGATGTATGTCTTTGATGAACGCATTTCTGTTCCAATCAATCAAGTAGAACATCATATTGTTGGAAAAGATTATTTTGATGGGACGCCTTGTGAACAATATATTAACTGTGCTAATCCTTATTGTAACAAGCAAATTCTTGCCTCACCAGAGAATACTGAAAAATACTTGCACAGTTGTTCTTATGAATGCCGTACGCATCCAGAAAACCTTTATATCAAAAAACAACAATTTTCAAAAAAGGAATTAGCTAACCGCTTGGAAGCAATTGGTGAAACGCTTCCTGAGACCATTAGTTAA
- a CDS encoding YitT family protein: protein MIYVQVDFNYIEQEALKQVRLSRHKRLKWLIYKFIMVTLGAVLMGVGLELFLVNNQILDGGIVGISIIISQLSPLPLGLLTFVLNIPFFIIGYRKIGKLFAIYTSYGIAVMSTVTLLLHDMDPVTDDLLLATVFGGVTLGLGVGLVIRNGGALDGTEIVSLLVNDKTPFSTGQIIMAINIAIFSIAGLVFNWDRAMYSLITYFLAYKVIDIVIQGVDESKSAFIISHYYEEIGYEIMEQLGKGVTYLEATGSYSGDVHKVIFVIISRFEEVKLKSILDDIDPDAFLAVGGSMSEVRGGKLKKKKTPHL, encoded by the coding sequence GTGATCTATGTGCAGGTTGACTTTAATTATATTGAACAAGAAGCCTTAAAGCAGGTGAGATTGAGTCGCCATAAAAGGCTAAAGTGGCTTATTTATAAATTTATTATGGTGACATTAGGAGCAGTGCTTATGGGTGTGGGCCTTGAGTTGTTCCTTGTGAATAATCAGATTTTAGATGGTGGTATTGTTGGGATCTCCATTATTATTTCACAGCTTTCACCTCTTCCGCTTGGCCTCCTTACCTTTGTTTTGAATATTCCTTTTTTTATTATTGGCTATCGTAAAATTGGTAAACTTTTTGCCATTTATACATCTTATGGCATTGCTGTCATGTCTACTGTGACCTTATTACTTCATGATATGGACCCTGTGACAGATGATTTACTTTTGGCCACTGTTTTTGGTGGTGTGACGCTTGGCCTTGGTGTTGGGCTTGTTATCCGGAATGGGGGCGCGCTCGATGGGACAGAAATTGTGTCTTTACTTGTTAATGATAAAACCCCTTTTTCAACAGGACAAATTATTATGGCGATCAATATTGCGATTTTTAGTATTGCTGGGCTTGTATTTAACTGGGACCGAGCGATGTATTCACTGATTACTTATTTTTTAGCCTATAAAGTGATTGATATTGTCATCCAAGGTGTTGATGAATCAAAAAGTGCTTTTATTATTAGCCATTATTATGAAGAAATTGGTTATGAAATCATGGAGCAGCTTGGTAAAGGCGTTACATATTTGGAAGCAACAGGAAGCTATTCAGGTGATGTACATAAAGTAATCTTTGTTATTATTTCTCGCTTTGAAGAGGTTAAATTAAAATCGATTTTAGATGACATTGATCCAGACGCATTTTTAGCTGTTGGCGGTAGCATGTCGGAAGTTCGTGGTGGGAAATTAAAGAAGAAAAAAACACCGCATTTGTAA
- a CDS encoding DNA translocase FtsK, producing the protein MATTQKKASTRKKTTSRKSKNKPKTTYRFEISGLIMAIVALIGIFRLGFVGRIVYALGEFVLGSLSYLLLIGIVFLGGYLVVKRKMLNFFTKRLMGIYLALFGLSMLFHLSFMFKYGFIDHVFIHTWKVASNNLIHPSQIVSVGGGMIGAALTATSYFLIAKIGTQLIAVLLILFGLSFISGVALRTFAEKLVTSTSHFFSKSQALAKKGKAKTALKKAAKQRQVKPKEIPKDLEENQQPETKTPPIISNFHSKEALPETEDQQEEPSKELTFEQETFENEIYQLPSVNLLKAAKPTDQSKEYDQIKSNAKKLEETFESFGVKAKITQVHLGPAVTKYEVQPAIGVKVSRIVSLSDDIALALAAKDIRIEAPIPGKSAIGIEVANQNVAMVTLREVIENNQQNNPEDTLQIALGRDISGDAILAHLNKMPHLLVAGSTGSGKSVCINGIITSILLRAKPHEVKMMMIDPKMVELNVYNGIPHLLAPVVTNPKKAAQALQKVVSEMERRYDLFSHTGTRNMEGYNEYIRKHNDQNEEKQSELPFIVVIVDELADLMMVASNDVEDAITRLAQMARAAGIHLIIATQRPSVDVITGVIKANIPSRIAFAVSSATDSRTILDMGGAEKLLGRGDMLFLPVGASKPTRIQGAFLSDSEVEDIVNFTISQQKAQYSEEMIPDELPDNNEETDDELYHDAVALVVEMQTASVSMLQRRFRIGYNRAARLIDEMEQRGVVGPHEGSKPRRVNIEAMPEE; encoded by the coding sequence TTGGCAACAACACAAAAAAAAGCGAGTACACGAAAAAAAACAACGTCTAGAAAAAGTAAAAATAAACCAAAAACAACCTATCGTTTTGAAATAAGTGGTTTAATCATGGCGATTGTAGCACTAATTGGTATTTTTAGGTTAGGTTTTGTTGGACGAATTGTTTATGCACTAGGTGAATTTGTCTTAGGTAGTCTAAGTTATCTCCTTTTGATAGGGATTGTTTTTTTAGGCGGTTATTTAGTGGTCAAACGCAAGATGCTGAATTTCTTTACGAAGCGCCTTATGGGAATTTATTTAGCTCTTTTTGGGCTTTCAATGCTGTTTCACCTTTCCTTTATGTTTAAATATGGCTTTATAGATCACGTTTTTATACATACGTGGAAGGTTGCTTCAAATAACCTCATTCATCCATCCCAAATCGTTTCTGTTGGCGGGGGAATGATTGGTGCTGCATTAACTGCTACGAGTTACTTTCTTATTGCTAAGATTGGTACACAACTCATTGCTGTCTTGCTCATTTTATTTGGGCTTTCATTCATTTCAGGCGTAGCATTACGAACTTTTGCTGAAAAACTAGTAACAAGTACAAGCCATTTCTTTTCTAAGAGCCAGGCCTTAGCTAAAAAAGGGAAAGCAAAAACTGCTCTGAAAAAGGCAGCAAAACAACGCCAAGTTAAACCAAAAGAAATACCAAAAGATTTAGAAGAAAATCAACAGCCAGAAACAAAAACACCACCTATTATTTCAAATTTTCATTCTAAAGAAGCACTACCTGAAACGGAAGATCAACAAGAAGAGCCTTCAAAAGAATTAACATTTGAACAAGAAACTTTTGAAAATGAGATTTACCAGTTGCCATCAGTTAATCTTTTAAAAGCAGCAAAGCCAACTGATCAATCCAAGGAATACGATCAAATTAAGTCCAATGCAAAAAAACTCGAAGAAACTTTCGAAAGCTTTGGGGTAAAAGCAAAGATTACGCAAGTCCATCTTGGGCCTGCTGTAACAAAATATGAAGTTCAACCAGCTATTGGTGTTAAAGTAAGTCGGATTGTTTCGCTAAGTGATGATATTGCACTTGCACTTGCTGCAAAAGATATTCGCATTGAAGCGCCAATTCCTGGTAAATCAGCCATTGGGATTGAGGTGGCTAACCAAAATGTAGCCATGGTGACATTAAGAGAAGTGATTGAAAATAATCAACAAAACAATCCAGAAGATACATTGCAAATTGCGCTTGGTCGTGATATTTCAGGCGATGCCATTTTAGCGCACCTAAATAAAATGCCGCATTTACTTGTTGCGGGTTCTACAGGTAGTGGTAAATCGGTTTGTATCAATGGGATTATTACAAGCATTTTACTTCGGGCTAAACCACATGAAGTGAAGATGATGATGATCGATCCTAAAATGGTAGAGCTCAATGTCTATAATGGTATTCCGCATTTACTTGCGCCAGTTGTCACCAATCCTAAAAAAGCAGCTCAAGCTTTACAAAAAGTTGTTTCGGAAATGGAGCGACGTTACGATTTATTTTCACATACAGGAACAAGAAATATGGAAGGTTACAATGAATATATAAGAAAGCATAATGATCAAAATGAAGAAAAACAATCGGAATTACCTTTTATCGTGGTGATTGTCGATGAATTAGCTGATTTGATGATGGTCGCTTCAAATGATGTAGAAGATGCGATTACAAGACTTGCACAAATGGCTCGCGCTGCTGGTATTCATTTAATTATTGCGACACAGCGGCCTTCTGTTGACGTCATTACTGGTGTTATTAAAGCAAACATCCCGTCGCGAATTGCATTTGCTGTATCAAGTGCTACAGATTCCAGGACGATTTTAGATATGGGTGGAGCCGAAAAATTACTTGGTCGTGGGGATATGCTCTTTCTTCCAGTTGGAGCGAGTAAGCCAACACGGATTCAAGGAGCCTTTTTATCAGATAGCGAAGTAGAAGATATCGTAAACTTTACAATTTCACAACAAAAAGCCCAGTACAGTGAAGAAATGATTCCTGATGAACTCCCTGATAACAATGAAGAAACAGATGACGAGTTATACCATGACGCAGTGGCACTCGTTGTCGAAATGCAAACCGCTTCTGTTTCCATGCTACAACGCCGCTTTAGAATCGGTTATAACCGGGCAGCACGCTTAATTGATGAAATGGAACAACGCGGGGTTGTTGGTCCACATGAAGGTTCAAAGCCGCGTCGAGTTAATATTGAAGCTATGCCTGAGGAATAA
- a CDS encoding BMP family protein, with translation MKKRTFALALVMILASAVFLGACGSSGNNKKDSNKNFTLAMVTDTSGVDDRSFNQSAWEGLEKFGKDNHLQKGTDGYNYLQSSSEADYKTNLNTAVRSNYNLILGIGYKIKEALTTIAKQQPDQQFAIVDEAIDGHKNVASIGFKDNDGSFLAGVVAALTTKTKKVGFVGGVKGAVIDRFEAGFTAGVKAANPDVKVEVQYANEFAKADKGQQIASAMYSGGVDVIFHAAGATGNGVFAEAKNLKKKDPSRDVWVIGVDRDQWDEGKVKANDGKEYNVTLASEVKRVDIAVEDLAKRTKAGNFPGGKKLEYGLDKDAVGLSPHQDNISKDVLTKVEEYKKKMISGEIKVPSKP, from the coding sequence GTGAAAAAGCGGACGTTTGCTTTAGCACTCGTTATGATTTTAGCATCAGCTGTTTTTTTAGGAGCTTGTGGATCAAGTGGTAATAATAAGAAAGATAGTAACAAAAACTTCACTCTAGCCATGGTCACTGATACGAGTGGAGTTGATGATCGTTCGTTCAATCAATCTGCTTGGGAAGGATTGGAAAAATTTGGTAAGGACAATCATTTGCAAAAAGGGACAGATGGCTATAATTACTTGCAATCTTCATCAGAAGCGGATTATAAAACAAATTTGAATACTGCTGTTCGTAGTAACTATAACCTTATTTTGGGTATTGGCTACAAAATAAAAGAAGCGCTTACAACTATCGCAAAACAACAACCAGATCAGCAGTTTGCCATTGTAGACGAAGCGATTGATGGTCATAAGAACGTTGCAAGCATTGGCTTTAAAGACAACGATGGCTCATTTTTAGCCGGTGTTGTCGCCGCCCTCACAACAAAAACAAAGAAAGTAGGTTTTGTTGGTGGTGTCAAAGGAGCTGTTATTGATCGATTTGAAGCGGGTTTTACGGCTGGTGTTAAAGCTGCAAATCCTGACGTCAAAGTAGAGGTCCAATATGCAAACGAGTTTGCCAAAGCAGATAAAGGACAGCAGATTGCTTCTGCGATGTATTCAGGTGGTGTAGATGTTATTTTCCATGCTGCAGGGGCAACGGGTAATGGCGTATTTGCTGAAGCGAAAAATCTTAAGAAAAAAGACCCTAGTCGCGATGTTTGGGTCATCGGTGTAGACCGTGATCAGTGGGATGAAGGCAAAGTAAAAGCGAACGATGGTAAGGAGTACAATGTCACTTTAGCTTCTGAAGTCAAACGTGTTGATATTGCTGTAGAAGACCTAGCTAAGCGCACAAAAGCCGGGAATTTCCCTGGTGGTAAAAAGCTTGAGTACGGGCTTGATAAAGATGCTGTAGGCTTATCTCCTCATCAAGATAATATCTCAAAAGATGTTTTAACAAAAGTAGAGGAATATAAAAAGAAAATGATAAGCGGTGAAATTAAAGTTCCAAGCAAGCCTTAA
- a CDS encoding ABC transporter ATP-binding protein translates to MAYVIEMLGIRKEFSGFVANDNITLQLKQGEIHALLGENGAGKSTLMNVLFGLHEPDGGEIRVRGKEQNISSPNKANELGIGMVHQHFMLVDKFTVAENIILGKEPSKLGMIEKKKAIQEIEEISERYGLRVNPHAKVRDISIGMQQRVEILKTLYRGANILIFDEPTAVLTPQEIKELTQIMRTLIKEGKSIILITHKLKEIMDVCDRVTVIRRGKSMGTVKVSETNPQELANMMVGREVIFKTEKKPSLPGSDVLEIKDLVVKESRGIESVRGLNLTVRSGEIVGIAGVDGNGQSELIQAISGLTKIAHGSISLNGSFIHNRRPRKITEAGLGHIPEDRHKHGLVLEMTIGENIALQTYYKRPISNAGFLNHQAMYDFARELIKEYDVRTSSEYVAAKSLSGGNQQKAIIAREISRNPDFLIAAQPTRGLDVGAIEFIHRRLIEERDKGKAVLLMSFELDEIMNVSDRIAVIYEGKIVAIVKPEETTEQELGLLMAGSKKRTGAGS, encoded by the coding sequence GTGGCGTATGTTATTGAAATGTTAGGAATCAGGAAAGAGTTTTCAGGATTTGTAGCGAACGATAACATTACCTTACAGTTAAAGCAGGGAGAAATTCATGCTCTGTTAGGTGAAAATGGTGCAGGGAAATCAACGTTAATGAATGTACTTTTTGGCTTGCATGAACCAGATGGAGGAGAAATACGTGTTCGCGGAAAAGAGCAAAACATTAGTAGCCCAAATAAAGCAAACGAACTCGGTATTGGTATGGTTCATCAGCATTTTATGTTAGTTGATAAATTTACAGTAGCTGAAAATATAATTTTGGGAAAAGAGCCAAGTAAGCTTGGAATGATTGAAAAGAAAAAAGCGATCCAAGAAATAGAAGAAATTTCAGAACGTTACGGGTTGCGTGTAAATCCACATGCGAAGGTTCGCGATATTTCAATTGGCATGCAACAACGTGTCGAAATTCTTAAAACACTTTATCGGGGCGCTAATATTTTGATTTTTGATGAGCCAACAGCTGTCCTTACCCCACAAGAAATTAAAGAATTAACACAGATTATGCGAACGTTAATTAAAGAAGGAAAATCAATTATTTTAATTACACATAAACTAAAAGAAATTATGGACGTTTGTGATCGTGTCACTGTCATTCGCCGTGGGAAAAGTATGGGGACCGTGAAGGTCTCTGAAACCAACCCGCAAGAATTAGCGAATATGATGGTAGGGCGTGAAGTTATTTTTAAAACCGAAAAAAAGCCGAGTCTACCTGGAAGTGATGTCCTTGAAATTAAAGATCTAGTGGTAAAAGAAAGTCGGGGGATAGAAAGTGTACGTGGGCTTAATTTAACTGTTCGCTCAGGTGAGATTGTTGGAATTGCTGGTGTTGATGGAAATGGACAAAGCGAGTTAATCCAAGCAATTAGCGGTTTAACGAAAATAGCACATGGCTCGATTTCACTTAATGGAAGTTTTATTCATAACCGGAGACCTCGCAAAATTACTGAAGCTGGACTGGGCCATATTCCTGAAGATCGCCATAAACATGGATTAGTTCTTGAAATGACAATCGGTGAAAATATCGCGCTACAAACCTATTATAAAAGGCCGATTTCTAACGCTGGTTTTTTGAATCATCAAGCGATGTATGATTTTGCCCGAGAATTGATTAAAGAATATGATGTGCGCACAAGTAGTGAATATGTTGCAGCAAAATCCCTTTCTGGAGGGAATCAGCAAAAAGCTATTATTGCCCGAGAAATTAGTCGTAATCCTGACTTTTTAATTGCAGCTCAGCCAACACGTGGCCTTGATGTTGGTGCTATTGAATTTATCCATAGACGTTTAATTGAAGAACGTGATAAAGGAAAAGCAGTTTTGTTAATGAGCTTTGAACTAGATGAAATTATGAATGTGAGTGACCGAATTGCCGTCATTTATGAAGGTAAAATCGTTGCTATTGTGAAACCAGAAGAGACCACTGAACAAGAGCTAGGCCTACTCATGGCAGGAAGCAAAAAACGAACGGGGGCAGGATCATGA
- a CDS encoding ABC transporter permease produces MLNALIIPVTAVILGLISGALIMLFFGYDPIIGYSALMNGIIGQPYYIGETIRQATPYILVGLSVAVAFKAGLFNIGAEGQMLMGWIGSIIMAVHFDGLTKWIHLPLAIIVGALFGAFWALIPGVLKATLKVNEVIVTIMLNYTALYLFNYIVQNVLTNRLDKTATIHNSASLASVFLQKVTQYSTLHWGIMIAIGMAIIMWLVLNKTTFGYEIEAVGFNKNASKYAGMSVKKTIITAMVLAGTLAGLAGVMEGLGTYGNAYILNASPGIGFDGIAVALLGGSSPIGIIFSALLFGALKIGALNMPAVAGVPNELVNVIIALIIFFVASSYIINFVRSKLRRGVKAE; encoded by the coding sequence ATGTTAAATGCACTCATTATTCCTGTAACAGCCGTTATTTTAGGCCTTATTTCCGGAGCGCTAATCATGCTGTTTTTCGGGTACGATCCGATTATAGGTTACAGTGCGCTTATGAATGGAATCATTGGCCAGCCATATTACATTGGGGAAACAATTCGGCAAGCTACACCTTATATTTTAGTCGGTTTATCCGTTGCAGTGGCTTTTAAAGCAGGTTTATTTAATATCGGAGCTGAAGGACAAATGCTTATGGGGTGGATTGGTTCAATTATTATGGCTGTTCATTTTGATGGTTTGACGAAATGGATTCACCTACCACTTGCTATTATTGTTGGTGCTTTATTTGGTGCTTTCTGGGCATTGATTCCAGGGGTTTTAAAAGCAACGCTTAAAGTTAATGAAGTAATTGTCACAATTATGCTAAACTATACAGCTCTTTATCTTTTTAATTATATCGTCCAAAACGTACTTACAAATCGATTAGATAAAACAGCTACGATTCATAATTCGGCATCACTTGCATCGGTCTTTTTACAAAAAGTAACCCAGTATTCAACGCTACACTGGGGGATTATGATTGCTATTGGTATGGCGATTATCATGTGGTTAGTATTAAATAAAACGACATTTGGTTATGAAATCGAAGCGGTTGGTTTCAATAAAAATGCCTCAAAATATGCAGGCATGAGTGTAAAAAAAACAATCATTACAGCAATGGTATTAGCAGGAACACTTGCTGGACTTGCTGGAGTGATGGAAGGCCTTGGTACATATGGAAATGCTTATATTTTGAATGCTTCTCCAGGTATCGGTTTTGATGGGATTGCGGTCGCCCTTCTTGGTGGAAGCTCACCGATTGGCATTATCTTCTCTGCGCTATTATTTGGCGCTCTTAAAATCGGTGCGCTAAATATGCCTGCTGTAGCTGGTGTTCCTAATGAGCTTGTTAATGTCATTATCGCGCTTATCATTTTCTTTGTTGCGTCAAGTTATATCATTAATTTTGTGAGGTCAAAATTAAGAAGGGGAGTGAAGGCGGAATGA
- a CDS encoding ABC transporter permease, with amino-acid sequence MTAIFATIVSSTLLMAGPLIFTALGGVFSERGGIVNIGLEGMMVMGAFSAIVFNLTFQNVFGALTPWIALVAAMLVGGVFSLIHAVATINFRANHVISGVAINFLATGLSLFLVKVIYGKGQTSQISYYFGKPDISLFKDIPIIGEIFFRNVPVMSYVAILFAILAYVIIYKTRFGLRLRSVGEHPLAADTMGIKVRFMRYQGVIISGILGGLGGAVYAQSFTLDFSHATISGQGYMALAAMIFGKWNPLGAMGAAIFFGFAQCLAVTGGTLPFFKEIPDVYLQIVPYVLTILALVGFIGKSEAPKADGVNYIKGK; translated from the coding sequence ATGACAGCGATTTTTGCAACGATTGTTTCAAGTACGCTGCTTATGGCTGGGCCACTTATTTTTACAGCGCTTGGCGGCGTTTTTTCTGAGCGCGGAGGAATTGTAAATATCGGCCTTGAAGGCATGATGGTCATGGGGGCCTTTTCAGCCATCGTCTTTAATTTAACTTTTCAAAATGTGTTTGGTGCACTTACACCGTGGATTGCTCTTGTTGCAGCAATGCTTGTTGGTGGCGTTTTTTCACTGATTCATGCTGTTGCTACCATCAATTTCCGGGCAAATCATGTTATTAGTGGTGTAGCCATTAATTTTTTAGCAACGGGTTTGTCTCTTTTTTTAGTTAAAGTCATTTATGGTAAAGGGCAAACAAGTCAGATTTCCTATTATTTTGGAAAACCAGATATCTCACTATTTAAAGATATTCCCATTATTGGTGAAATTTTCTTCAGAAATGTACCAGTAATGAGTTATGTTGCCATTCTTTTTGCTATTTTGGCTTATGTGATTATTTATAAAACTCGTTTTGGGCTTCGATTACGCTCTGTCGGTGAACATCCACTAGCAGCAGATACAATGGGGATAAAAGTGCGCTTTATGAGATACCAAGGGGTTATTATATCCGGCATTTTAGGGGGTCTTGGCGGCGCGGTTTACGCTCAAAGTTTTACACTCGACTTTAGCCATGCAACGATTTCTGGCCAAGGATATATGGCACTTGCAGCCATGATTTTTGGGAAATGGAATCCACTTGGTGCGATGGGGGCTGCTATTTTCTTCGGATTTGCGCAGTGCTTGGCTGTAACAGGAGGCACATTGCCATTCTTTAAAGAGATTCCTGATGTTTACTTGCAAATTGTTCCTTATGTGCTGACGATTTTGGCACTAGTTGGCTTTATTGGTAAATCAGAGGCACCGAAAGCTGATGGCGTTAATTATATTAAAGGCAAATAA
- the yfmF gene encoding EF-P 5-aminopentanol modification-associated protein YfmF, producing MTMQVYQEKIGAINVNLLETDKYKSNRIVFKFRAQLERETLTKRSLLAILFETSNKKYPTQTAFRKKLAYLYGADFYTSVEKKGNEHILTVILDLVDGKLVAEGDKLLEAAFAFLTTVFFEPLVFDYAFDDATLEVEKANLRSRLESIFDDKIRYANKRLVEEMSAGDVFAYSALGVLADIDSITAESLYTYYQQFLADDIIDVFICGDISRDKIIPLIEKLPFKKRNERKANLLAFEARSQSQEINEIQPINQGKLVIGYGTNTLFGDDDFVAMQLANGLLGRYPNSKIFINVREKESLAYYASSGIDSFKGVMLITAGIDEKNYQQALAIIGEQVTAMKEADFTEEELEQTKQMYINELLETGDNVQGLIELHYNNVLRGKDLTLENWIEQIKQTTKQEVVTAINKIKLDTIYFLSKGEAIHEEN from the coding sequence ATGACGATGCAAGTTTATCAAGAAAAAATTGGTGCTATAAACGTAAATTTACTTGAAACAGATAAATATAAGTCAAATCGAATCGTTTTTAAATTTAGGGCGCAATTAGAACGTGAAACTTTAACAAAGCGTTCTTTGCTTGCCATTTTATTTGAAACAAGCAACAAAAAATATCCGACACAAACGGCTTTTCGTAAAAAACTAGCTTATTTATATGGGGCTGATTTTTATACCTCCGTTGAAAAAAAAGGAAATGAACATATTTTAACTGTCATTTTAGACCTTGTGGACGGGAAATTAGTGGCAGAAGGAGACAAGCTTTTAGAAGCAGCCTTTGCTTTTTTAACGACTGTTTTCTTTGAACCTCTTGTCTTTGATTATGCTTTTGATGATGCGACACTGGAGGTTGAAAAAGCCAATCTAAGAAGCCGACTGGAAAGCATATTTGATGATAAAATTCGGTATGCAAATAAACGTTTAGTGGAAGAAATGTCTGCTGGAGATGTTTTCGCTTATTCAGCATTAGGCGTGTTAGCGGATATTGACTCAATTACTGCTGAATCACTTTATACATATTATCAACAGTTTTTAGCTGATGATATCATTGATGTCTTTATTTGTGGCGATATTTCACGTGATAAAATCATCCCATTAATTGAAAAACTCCCTTTTAAAAAGCGGAATGAACGAAAAGCAAATCTTTTGGCGTTTGAAGCACGTAGTCAGTCACAAGAAATTAATGAAATACAGCCAATTAATCAAGGGAAGCTTGTGATCGGATATGGTACAAATACTTTATTTGGCGATGATGACTTTGTGGCGATGCAATTAGCAAATGGGTTGCTTGGCCGCTATCCGAATTCCAAAATCTTTATTAATGTAAGAGAAAAAGAAAGCCTTGCTTATTATGCTTCAAGTGGCATTGATAGTTTTAAAGGCGTGATGTTAATTACTGCGGGAATTGATGAAAAAAATTATCAACAGGCACTAGCGATCATTGGTGAACAAGTAACAGCAATGAAAGAGGCGGACTTCACTGAAGAGGAGTTAGAGCAAACAAAACAAATGTATATTAACGAATTGCTAGAAACAGGTGATAACGTGCAAGGTTTAATCGAACTTCATTATAACAATGTATTGCGTGGGAAAGATTTAACCTTAGAAAATTGGATTGAACAAATTAAGCAAACGACGAAACAAGAAGTCGTCACGGCCATAAATAAGATCAAGCTAGATACCATTTATTTCTTGAGTAAAGGAGAAGCTATTCATGAAGAAAATTGA